One genomic segment of Musa acuminata AAA Group cultivar baxijiao chromosome BXJ3-3, Cavendish_Baxijiao_AAA, whole genome shotgun sequence includes these proteins:
- the LOC103977514 gene encoding transport inhibitor response 1-like protein: MAESETSAFRCSPLSLGGMREERSDMSEDEDGGGEEKDSWAPGLGVAGKSRGAPDPLPPPLCDQVLENVLENVLQFLTLRRDRNAVSLVCRSWYRAEAQTRRELFIGNCYAVSPRRAIDRFRCVRSLVLKGKPRFADFGLVPIGWGAHFSPWASAMAAGYPWLEKICLKRMSVTDDDLSLLALSFPFFKGLTLICCDGFGTAGLAVFAEKCRHLRLLDLIEDYFEEEEYEVVDWISKFPETTTSLETLGFDCLPSAVNFEALEALIARSPALRQLRVNHHVTVDQLRRLMVRAPQLTHLGTGSFRSPEEGEGMEHEAHLVSAFAASRSLVSLSGFREVASQFLPAIYPVCSNITFLNFSFAEITAEELKPVIRHCHNLQNFWVLDTVRDEGLQAVAATCKDLRELRVFPLDATEDSEGFVSDVGLTAISEGCRKLQSILYFCQRMTNKAVLTMSKNCQELVVFRLCIMARHLPDHHTGEPMDEGFGAIVMNCKKLTRLAVSGLLTDKAFGYIGKYGKSIRTLSVAFAGNSDMGLRYVLEGCPKLQKLEIRDSPFGDPALLSGIHHYYNMRFLWMSSCKLSHRGCEDVAQRLPRLVVEVIRDRPEAEDEAVEKLYMYRSLVGRRNDAPPFVKIL; encoded by the exons ATGGCTGAATCTGAGACG tcCGCCTTTCGTTGCTCACCTCTCTCTCTCGGTGGGATGAGGGAGGAGAGGTCGGACATGTCGGAGGACGAGGATgggggaggagaggagaaggACAGCTGGGCGCCGGGCCTTGGCGTAGCTGGAAAGAGCAGAGGCGCACCGGACCCGCTGCCGCCGCCGTTGTGCGACCAGGTGCTGGAGAACGTCCTCGAGAACGTGCTTCAGTTCCTGACGTTGCGCCGGGATCGGAACGCGGTGTCGCTGGTGTGTCGGTCGTGGTATCGGGCGGAGGCCCAGACTCGGCGGGAGCTCTTCATCGGAAACTGCTACGCGGTCTCCCCGCGGCGAGCCATCGACCGATTCCGTTGCGTCCGGTCGCTAGTCCTCAAGGGCAAGCCCCGGTTCGCCGACTTCGGTCTGGTGCCCATCGGCTGGGGCGCCCACTTCTCCCCCTGGGCCTCCGCCATGGCTGCCGGCTACCCCTGGCTCGAGAAGATCTGCCTCAAGCGAATGTCCGTCACCGACGACGACCTCTCCCTCCTCGCCCTCTCCTTCCCCTTCTTCAAGGGTCTCACGCTCATCTGCTGCGACGGCttcggcaccgccggcctcgccgTCTTCGCCGAGAAGTGCAG GCATCTCCGGCTGCTAGATCTGATAGAGGACTATTTCGAGGAAGAGGAGTATGAGGTTGTGGATTGGATTTCCAAGTTCCCGGAGACAACGACAAGCTTGGAGACGCTAGGGTTCGATTGCCTGCCATCCGCAGTCAATTTCGAGGCGTTGGAGGCGCTCATTGCCCGATCCCCTGCCCTCCGGCAGCTGCGGGTGAACCACCATGTCACAGTGGACCAGCTCCGCCGCCTCATGGTGCGGGCACCCCAGCTCACCCACCTTGGCACAGGGTCCTTCAGATCCCCTGAAGAGGGAGAAGGAATGGAGCATGAGGCCCATCTTGTATCTGCCTTTGCCGCCTCTAGGTCACTCGTTTCTCTGTCCGGCTTCCGTGAGGTGGCATCTCAGTTCCTCCCTGCCATTTACCCGGTTTGTTCCAACATCACCTTCCTTAACTTCAGCTTTGCTGAGATAACCGCAGAGGAGCTTAAGCCTGTGATCCGTCATTGCCATAATCTGCAGAATTTCTGG GTCCTTGATACTGTGCGTGATGAGGGGCTTCAGGCAGTGGCAGCCACATGTAAGGACCTCCGAGAGCTGCGGGTGTTCCCTTTAGACGCAACAGAGGACTCTGAGGGGTTTGTTTCAGATGTTGGCCTCACTGCTATTTCTGAGGGCTGCCGTAAACTCCAATCTATTCTGTATTTCTGCCAGCGGATGACCAATAAGGCAGTATTAACGATGTCCAAGAATTGCCAGGAACTCGTCGTTTTTCGCCTTTGTATCATGGCTCGCCACCTTCCTGACCACCATACTGGAGAGCCCATGGACGAGGGATTTGGCGCTATAGTGATGAATTGCAAGAAGCTCACCAGGCTAGCAGTATCTGGGTTGCTTACCGACAAGGCATTCGGGTACATTGGGAAGTATGGGAAGTCAATCAGAACTTTATCTGTTGCTTTTGCAGGGAACAGTGACATGGGGCTGAGGTATGTGCTTGAAGGATGCCCCAAACTGCAGAAGCTTGAGATCAGGGATAGCCCTTTTGGGGATCCAGCACTGTTATCTGGGATTCACCATTACTACAATATGAGGTTCCTTTGGATGTCTTCATGCAAGCTGTCTCATAGGGGTTGTGAGGATGTGGCTCAGAGGTTGCCACGCTTGGTTGTTGAAGTGATTAGAGATCGACCTGAAGCTGAGGACGAAGCTGTTGAGAAATTATACATGTATCGTTCCCTAGTGGGCCGGAGAAATGATGCCCCGCCTTTCGTGAAGATCTTATAG
- the LOC135632453 gene encoding GLABRA2 expression modulator-like, protein MSEAPPSAAGDGDAGGASVATGAKSTMETVKNVFSMWGKKVGKTAKKAEDLSRNTWQHLKTGPSFVDAAMGRLAQGTKVIAEGGYKKIFQQTFDLFPEEQLKETYACYLSTSAGPIMGVLYLSSAKLAFCSDNPLPHKNGDHTEWSYYKVIIPLHQLRAVNHSISRTNSAEKYIQIVSVDNHEFWFMGFLRYESAVAHVQEALQKNYKTQS, encoded by the exons ATGAGTGAGGCCCCGCCCTCCGCCGCTGGTGACGGCGACGCAGGCGGCGCCTCGGTGGCAACCGGCGCTAAAA GTACGATGGAGACGGTCAAGAACGTGTTTAGCATGTGGGGGAAGAAAGTTGGGAAGACGGCGAAGAAGGCTGAGGATTTGTCACGGAACACATGGCAACATT TGAAAACAGGGCCTAGTTTTGTTGATGCTGCTATGGGTAGACTTGCTCAAGGTACTAAAGTTATAGCAGAAGGTGGTTACAAGAAGATTTTTCAACAAACTTTCGATTTGTTTCCTGAAGAGCAACTTAAAGAAACTTATGCATGCTATCTGTCAACTTCGGCTGGTCCTATTATGGGAGTTCTTTACCTCTCTTCTGCAAAGCTTGCCTTTTGTAGTGATAATCCTCTTCCTCATAAAAATGGAGATCACACTGAATGGAGCTATTATAAG GTCATAATTCCCTTGCATCAGCTGAGAGCAGTTAATCATTCAATAAGCAGAACAAATTCTGCAGAAAAATACATCCAGATCGTCTCAGTTGACAACCATGAATTCTGGTTCATGGGATTTCTACGTTACGAAAGCGCTGTGGCACATGTACAGGAAGCTTTGCAAAAGAATTATAAGACGCAATCATAA